In the genome of Xenopus tropicalis strain Nigerian chromosome 10, UCB_Xtro_10.0, whole genome shotgun sequence, the window TTAATGTCGGTGTCTGATTGGAAATAACCAATTCGTTTCTATTCCACCACTATAATAAGTGCCGTCAGAACTGCGCCAAATGAAGTTAACGGAATGGACTAGTCACCCATTTTAAAATTTGATGCAATATGTGGGTAATGTGCACTGAACCATAAAGACATTAAAGAAATACTTTCATACCAAAAATAaccttttttatgcatttatgctTGATTGCAATGTATTTCTAGTGTTTGTCATGTCTGTGTTACTTACTACATAGTTAGAATCTCATGCACAgaagggtaggactgctgcttgcATGGCTAGCATATAGTATCTGAGCCTACTTCATATTTATATACTAAAACTTTCTGTCAcaatggcacagatcctatctgatccccattgtaagcagcagtcctgccctgctttatggctgagattctagctatctgtataacagagcattctgtcacagtggcacagatcctatctgatccccattgtaagcagcagtcctgccctgctttatggctgagattctagctatctgtataacagagcattctgtcacagtggcacagatcctatctgatcccccccattgtaagcagcagtcctgccctgctttatggctgagattctagctatctgtataacagagcattctgtcacagtggcacagatcctatctgatccccccattgtaagcagcagtcctgccctgctttatggctgagattctagctatctgtataacagagcattctgtcacagtggcacagatcccatctgatcccccccccccattgtaagcagcagtcctgccctgctttatggcagagaaaTAGGTCACAACAGGCACAGatcctgttatacagatagctagaatctcagccataaagcagggcaggactgctgcttacaatggggggatcagataggatctgtgccactgtgacagaatgctctgttatacagatagctagaatctcagccataaagcagggcaggactgctgcttacaatggggggggatcagataggatctgtgccactgtgacagacaGCAATGACCATATTACACCCCCCACCCAGTCAtccaattaaagaaaaaaatcagggAGAAGTTTGACAAGCGCAGTGTAACCTACCAATGTGCAATTGTATTCTCACATAGTGTGGAAAGGATATGTTTGCACATTACAGGTTATACCCGCACCCCCTTATTTTATCTTGTCAGCTActgtgaactacaattcccagcattccaaaCATAAAGTTGTTGAGAATTCAAATAGCTGCAGTTCTTTGCAGCATGAGGAGTGCACTTTAGTAATGTAGTTACAATGTACAACACAGACCTAATCTGAACagaacacatacacacacacacagcccaatgACAGACAGAAATGTATAAGGCCAGGGTACCTATACCCTCCCCTTTGGGACACATGGGTGACATTACATTCTCTCAGAGTTGTGTTCATTGGGCTCCTACTGCACAGTTTTACACCTGTTCTCAAATAACTGTTGTATGACTGTACTATCGGCTAGTGTGGAAATGTCTCCCAGGTCACGGTCATTTTTGGCAATCTTCCTTAGTACCCGCCGCATGATTTTACCTGTAGTCAGAAAAAGAGAAATGCAAGAGAAATTATCTTTGAACTTATATTTATAGATATGGGTTAGGAGCTGTCATATGGTGTCCTTTAGAGAGTATGGCATATTGTATTGACAGAACaattcttctctgtatatttgtatttatacatatgggtaggaggtgccacagtgtttcccttagacagtacagtatgagggtacagcttattgtgtgcccagaacattccttccctgtatatttgtatttatacatatgggttgggggtgccatagtgtttcccttagacagtacagtatggaggtacagcttattgtgtgcccagaacattccttctctgtatatttgtatttatacatatgggaggggggtgccatagtgtttcccttagacagtacagtatgggggtacagcttattgtgtgcccagaacattccttctctgtatatttgtatttatacatatgggtagggggtgccatagtgtttcccttagacagtacagtatgggggtacagattactgtgtgcccagaacattccttctctgtatatttgtatttatacatatgggtagggggtgccatagtgtttcccttagacagtacagtatgggggtacagcttattgtgtgcccagaacattccttccctgtatatttgtatttatacatatgggtaggaggtgccatagtgtttcccttagacagtacagtatgggggtacagcttattgtgtgcccagaacattccttctctgtatatttgtatttatacacatgggtTCCTTATAGTTCTGCACCTTGCCTGCATGTTTCCCCACAGACCGCTATCATAATCCCCTATCACCATAATCACTGTATAGGTATGTATTTCCTTTTAGGTATTTTTTCAAGCAAATGAACTAAACCCTGGAAATCTCCTTCTGCCATTCTTATTAACTACAGCTGTTCTTATTTGTTGCCGACTGCCCTCTGGTGCCAGGCTGCATTATTTTCAACTTTCATTGGATATTTAATTATCCACTGCCTTTTAGTTTATGGTATGATCCGACTGGCTCACCCTCTGATTGGTTCTGTATGCATAGCAATAGCCTTAGCTTTAATATTTTATGCTGtccttttgttatttttatacttAAATAGATTTAAAGAAGCGGTTTACACCTAAAAACACTATAATGGGCACAATAAATAGgtcttgtgttgaaattacattacatcatttgtttatatgtaaaaaaatatccaaattttcctgttttttttcacCGGTATAAAGAGCTAATTTGAAAGTTTTGAACAAACAAACCTCTCCCTTCTCTAATTAGCAGCCTTTGAGCgactcattatcaggggcttctcagtggactgataATTAATGAGTCTTATTAACTCATCTGATGTTCCAGTTTAGTACTAGACACTGGGGACAGAAAAGCTGGTGTGGAATAGGAAGGTACAACACACAACATTCATTTTTCTAGGTGACACCTCTACAAAAGGGTAACTTACCTGAGCGTGTTTTGGGGAGCCCAGGGGCATTCTGGATATAATCCGGAGTGGCAATGGGTCCAATCTTTTCCCTAACTGGAAAAATCAGTGAATGATCAGTGTAAATAAGAAATAAGATTATAAGAAGCTGATGCAAGATTTAGGCTTTAAAATCATGTATCCCATAATATCTGAAGTGAATCTATCAATGGATTAATCAGAATTCACCGATAAGAcacaaaaatgtgcattatgGAGGTTTCAAGGCAAGCCACCATGTCCCTTGTAGCCAACAAAGCAATGAGATCTTACTCCATAACTGCAACTGGCTTTACTTTATAAGATCGCCTCATTtgacgaggtcgccaagcaagtagATCTTTCCCAGATATCAGGcagatctgatcgtttggccctaggaccacaCAATCGGATCACAATGACAGGTATACAGGCCACTGGGGTGATGAACACATCAATGAATCAATGTGGCCCTCAGTCCAAGGGGAAGTCGAACCTGCCTTATTGACATCTGGCTgatatttggccagatatcggtcgggtagtcCAAtgagagggccccatacatgggcagataagctacaaTGTCTGTGCAAGGAGAACATTGGTGCAGGTTATGGTTTGGGTCCCCCTTTGACGCTCTATGGGTTCCCCAGTGGCTCTTTTAATTGGTTCTTGTGTGGCACAGAGGATCAGGATTAAATAGTTACCCAGTTTCTTCAGCTGGTCGACAAGCGTGCTGGTGAACTCGTGTCCATCCCTTAGAGTGACAAAGCAGTACAGGCACTCCCCTTTCACTGGGTGCGGATGGCTCACCACGGCCGCCTCAGCTATGGACGAGTGTTCTACAAGCGCAGACTCCACCTCTGCTGTGCTCAGCAGGTGGCCTAGAGATAAGATTAAAACCAGAGATTTTACGAAGACAGCCAAAATGTAAATTGTTAAATTTAGTAACCTCCAGTCATTGGTAGACAGAGCAATGAGCATGGCGGACAAAGCGTTAGCTCCCCATACGTCTCCATACCCTGTAATTGATTCCCAGCTTTATTCCTTCTTGATGGACTAATGAGACTCAAGTCATTAGGAGACACAGCAATGAGCAAGAAGGCTGTAATGTTAGTGCCTCATACATTTCCATACCCTGCAGTAATCCCCAATTCTCTTCTTGCTTTATAGACTAAATAACCTCCAGCCATTAGCAGACAGAGCAAAGAGCAGGGCGGCCTTTCTGTTAGCACCTCATTCATCTCCATACCCTGCACCTAAACCCTAACTATCTTGCTTGATGGACTAACTAACCTCCAGTCAGTAGTAAACATGACAAAGAGCAAGAAGGCCAAACTGTTAGCTCCTAGCATTCTATATACTAGAGAATAGTCTCAGATTTAATGGTAATGGTCTTTTTTCCCTTATGATCCCAGCTGGTTGTGACTCACAGTGAGTGAATCTACATTCAGTATTGTTAGCTGCAGGACTAGAGCTGCACAAGCGGCTGGTGATTGTAAACAGAAAATCATAAAGGTTGGCTTATTGCTACTCACTGATGGTATAATAGTCACAGTCATGGTTCATTAAACCAGTTGGTCAGTACTGGGTGTAATTATATTAGTCAGAATAGAACTGTATTCTTACCAGAAACATTGAGCATGTCGTCAATTCGCCCTGTGATCCAGTAATACCCGTCTTTATCCCTTCTGCATCCTGTAGGAAGTAAGGTATTTTATACAATGTGACAACCAAAACGATTTGGGTTCTTTAACACTCACATAGcgtgaaataaaatatttctgttatTTAACGTTAAGCTTTAATCTTACTCTCCCCTACGCTTACAATGAGACAAGTTCACATTAGTTCTCCCCCAGATACTAGTATATCCAGAATCTCTTGTATATGGATGTATTATTAGAACATAAGTAAGAAATGCAGGAAGCAATGTAGAATTGTTCGGAAAAGTTATTCAGCAACATAATTATAACTAGATATTATTTTACATTCTATTTGGTCTTCGCTCTATTCCACCCCCTCCTTCCAGGTTACCCCGAGTCAAAAATAGTAGCtaaaaatgggtgcaaaatgAATTAACTGTAGTAAATCACTTGTTTTTATGCTTATACCACAGTGGAAATTCAAGAATAATAATTGGGGTCTggagtttcccagataaggggaaTTATCATTCTGTGTtaaactaaaggtggctatacatgggtcAGTAAAAGACAtgcatggggccctcagatgggcctacccaaccggcATCCACAACcacaaggtgggcatattggggaaagatttgcttgccAAAGATCtgcttgccaaacaagcggatctttcaaTTTATCATCAGCTTAATGGCAAAAATACAGTGTAAAAAGGCCTCAGTGTAATGTGGAGATTGTtataaataaatcagtaaaaTTGATTTTGTTGAGATACAAACTTACCATCGCCTGTTACATAGTAACCTGGAAATTTCTTAAAATATGTGGTCTCAAACCGTTCCTGGTTTCCATACACGGTACGCATTAGTGCCGGCCATGGCTGTTTAAATACCTAAGAGAGAATTTTACATTAGTGTATGGTTGGAGATATTTAGAAAGTAACTTAGGGTAAAAGTATTTGATAACATTTACACAGCCCTGTGGCAAAGGCTATATCATATCTAGATATATAGGAATAGATATGTTACCGAGGACAAAACAAGAGCAGCAGAGAGTTGCAGTCATAGGGCTATCACTTACCAGGTACCCTTCAGCTTCGCCCTCAAGTTCCTCTCCAGATTCATCTAAAATTGCTGGAACAACTCCAAAAAATGGGAACGTCTTGAAAAGAAAATAAGGAATGAAGGAATAAGGGAAATTTGTATATAAGATTGttatattaaagaataagtaaacttttttttttttttttttttttttttaaatctctaaaattactctgtacagcccccagaataacatacctttctccctgcatccagatttatttcgTTTCTCTATTACAGTCAGTTCAGTTACAGCTCTTTTACAGACTTTCTTGTCTAACATGAATCTCCTCCCCTTTTTCTTTCTGAGTCCTCTTCTATCACACTATGAAGACCCCAAAaagtgcctactgggcatgcttacTGCCTCTGCTGCAATCAAAATCAACCAGGTATACACAGTAGGCACCTGTCTGACGTCATCATAGTTGAAgggaaggagggctcagaaagtaaaaggggtggagcttcacgctacacaaggaagtcagtaaaaaagctgcagttcagctgcttgtaatagagaaaggaagaaataaagagaaaggtatgttatttgggggactgtttagagtaattttcaTTTATAATAAGAGTAACATTCTGTTTCAGTGCAGGAAATGTCCTCTTTGGTTTGCTATTGCAAGGACTAACGCAACATTACCAttaatatcaatatataatatCAATCAAAAGCTCCTTCCTAGGCACATGTACACAGAGGGACaaaaggagcacacacagagtaCAGCAGATGGGAACTTACAGCTGAGCCCGGTTTGGCTGTGGTAGCTCCCGGCAGTGGAGTAAGAACATGTCCTCCCTGCATAGAAACACAAGAGAAAATCACAATTACATCTCAATCCAGAGCAGCGCTATGTACCTTTCCTTTCTCTGCTGCACATCAATCTTCCCTTTTTCTTCTGCATGCAGCACCTTGTGTTGTATCCTTCTCCCTCATTTAGAACATTCTTTCTACTCACTCCTACTTACCGTCTCAGTCTGCCAGAACGTATCCACAATTGGGCATCTCTTATCCCCCACAACGTTGTAATACCAGAGCCAAGCCTCTGGATTAATTGGCTCTCCCACTGTGCCTAGAACCTTTAGTGACTTCCTGCTGTACCTGTAAGGCAAAAGGAGAGAAAGAAAATTAAGTCAACAAGACTTCTGCGtcattttaaagaaacaataacatcaAGAGGTGAAATTAATcaaaatattatgtactattgccctgcaatgcaagagttgtgtgtttgcttcagaaaccctactataatttatatagatgctgttgtgtagccatgggggtagcaatttaaaataaaattgaaataattgaatataatggataagctctgtaaaacaccattgcattATACTGAGCTTATCTGAACCTTTtctctttttccagcttgaatggctgcccccatggctacacggcagcttatttatacaaactatataaGTGTTTCCAAAGCAAACACCaccacttttaccagtgtagaccaaacatttaattttttgttgttactgttcctttaagcgtgGTTCCTTTGTGTGCTTACCTTTTTACTGGCTCCTCCCCATACTTCATGAGCAGGCGGATGGCGGTAGGTGCCGTGTAGAATTTGCTCACGTTATACTTATCAATGATTTGCCACATTCTGGAGATATCTGGGTATATTGGAAGACCTTCAAACTGGAGGCAAAAAGAAAGGTGGAAACGTGTTGGATTTCTGTTCCTATACTAAACAtggtttaaggcagtgatccccaaccaagtggctcgtgggcaacatgtttctAACCAGCCCTTTGGGgttggtcccagtggcctcaaagtaggtgccatttttatatttcaggcttggagacaagttttggaaaaaCAGACACacagcagagcctcctgcaggccagcagtatCTATTGGGCTAtgcaatagccaatcacagcccttatttggcacccccaaagaacttatttcatgcttgtgtagcttcccaacactttttacatctggtTGAggttcacaagtaaaaaaggttggagatccctggctTAAGTTATGACTGTTCACTTTAAAGATAGAGGAGTGCTAAAGGGATATTGAAGTGGAAAATATACTGGTAGGAGTAAGTTAGAAAGACAGAGGACTTAGTAAAACACTTACTAAAACACTGGTGGCCCCATTGGCAAGTGGTCCGTAGGTGAGGTAGGAATGTCCAGTGATCCACCCTATGTCAGCTGTGCACCAGTACACATCGTCAGGGTGGTAATCAAACACATACTTGAATGTAGTTGCAGTGTAGATCATGTAGCCGCCTACAGTGTGCACCACTCCCTATGGAGGAACATGTTGATAGATATGAGGCATTGGATGACATATCAGATATAGAAGGGTGAGAAACTGTAGCTATGTAATGAGCACCGCTACTTTTTTGGATTCTATTGGCTAGCAGGCTATAAATGAAGAACAAATCCCCTATTATATATTGTTCTGAAGATATAAAAGGGCCCTTCGTAACAGACATGGTAAAGCTGTCAGACGGATAAGTAGGGCATGGAAAGTTATAATGCTGTCTAAGAGAGATATGGGCAATTATTCTTTCTCTGTCAACGCTGGGCAGATATGGGCAGATTTAGGCACATACAATGCCTGTCAGAGCTTCTGCAACATTAGGCGGATCAGAACAGatgttttctctgctggtgttttTATGCCACTCGAGAAAATAATTAATACTCCA includes:
- the acss2.1 gene encoding acetyl-coenzyme A synthetase, cytoplasmic isoform X1, translating into MSSPGVFPPAPEVSAAAHIPSYARYQELYERSIRHPDEFWGEIANEFHWRVPPAQPFLRYNFDVTKGKIFIEWMKGGVTNICYNVLDRNVQDKKLGDKIAFYWEGNEPGDSMSITYSELLRKVCQFANVLRGQGIKKGDRVSIYMPMVIELVVAMLACARIGAIHSIVFAGFSSESLCERILDSNCTLLITADGFFRGDKLINLKSIADEALKKCAEKNYPLSKCIVLKHLGRDEIVSDGPSKISPPCKRQCPDLQGKKQEKPKRSHPQINWKPSVDMWWHELIKDASVECEPEWCDSEDELFILYTSGSTGKPKGVVHTVGGYMIYTATTFKYVFDYHPDDVYWCTADIGWITGHSYLTYGPLANGATSVLFEGLPIYPDISRMWQIIDKYNVSKFYTAPTAIRLLMKYGEEPVKRYSRKSLKVLGTVGEPINPEAWLWYYNVVGDKRCPIVDTFWQTETGGHVLTPLPGATTAKPGSATFPFFGVVPAILDESGEELEGEAEGYLVFKQPWPALMRTVYGNQERFETTYFKKFPGYYVTGDGCRRDKDGYYWITGRIDDMLNVSGHLLSTAEVESALVEHSSIAEAAVVSHPHPVKGECLYCFVTLRDGHEFTSTLVDQLKKLVREKIGPIATPDYIQNAPGLPKTRSGKIMRRVLRKIAKNDRDLGDISTLADSTVIQQLFENRCKTVQ
- the acss2.1 gene encoding acetyl-coenzyme A synthetase, cytoplasmic isoform X2 — encoded protein: MSSPGVFPPAPEVSAAAHIPSYARYQELYERSIRHPDEFWGEIANEFHWRVPPAQPFLRYNFDVTKGKIFIEWMKGGVTNICYNVLDRNVQDKKLGDKIAFYWEGNEPGDSMSITYSELLRKVCQFANVLRGQGIKKGDRVSIYMPMVIELVVAMLACARIGAIHSIVFAGFSSESLCERILDSNCTLLITADGFFRGDKLINLKSIADEALKKCAEKNYPLSKCIVLKHLGRDEIVSDGPSKISPPCKRQCPDLQINWKPSVDMWWHELIKDASVECEPEWCDSEDELFILYTSGSTGKPKGVVHTVGGYMIYTATTFKYVFDYHPDDVYWCTADIGWITGHSYLTYGPLANGATSVLFEGLPIYPDISRMWQIIDKYNVSKFYTAPTAIRLLMKYGEEPVKRYSRKSLKVLGTVGEPINPEAWLWYYNVVGDKRCPIVDTFWQTETGGHVLTPLPGATTAKPGSATFPFFGVVPAILDESGEELEGEAEGYLVFKQPWPALMRTVYGNQERFETTYFKKFPGYYVTGDGCRRDKDGYYWITGRIDDMLNVSGHLLSTAEVESALVEHSSIAEAAVVSHPHPVKGECLYCFVTLRDGHEFTSTLVDQLKKLVREKIGPIATPDYIQNAPGLPKTRSGKIMRRVLRKIAKNDRDLGDISTLADSTVIQQLFENRCKTVQ